A DNA window from Niabella yanshanensis contains the following coding sequences:
- the trhO gene encoding oxygen-dependent tRNA uridine(34) hydroxylase TrhO — protein MALHNRVSRKELKERILQDNTPRTTISFYCYFKITDPVQFRNHLYRNFSDMGVLGRIYVAEEGINAQISVPTGKFDTFKEFLYRLDTALINLRLNIAVDDDGKSFYVLDIKVRNKIVADGIEDAGFDMANRGKYADAKTFNKLSNDPETIIIDMRNHYEFEVGHFENAIEIPSDTFREQLPMAVEMMQEHKDRNIIMYCTGGIRCEKASAYMLHKGFTNVFHLEGGIINYVNKVKEEGLENKFHGKNFVFDQRLGERITDEIISKCHQCGKPADTHVNCVNDACHLLFIQCGDCANEFEECCSIDCKEFIHLSAEQQKELRSGVDLGRNVFNKSKSRLGNLTTRNSTD, from the coding sequence TCAAAATAACAGACCCTGTACAGTTTCGAAACCATCTTTACCGCAACTTTTCTGATATGGGCGTGCTCGGCCGCATTTATGTCGCTGAAGAAGGCATCAATGCACAGATAAGTGTGCCGACCGGCAAATTTGACACATTCAAAGAATTTTTATATCGTTTAGATACCGCGTTGATTAACTTGCGTTTAAATATTGCAGTTGATGATGATGGGAAGTCTTTTTATGTACTGGACATTAAGGTTCGTAATAAGATTGTTGCTGACGGAATAGAAGATGCCGGTTTCGATATGGCTAACCGTGGTAAATATGCCGACGCCAAAACATTTAACAAGCTAAGTAATGATCCTGAAACCATCATTATTGACATGCGTAACCACTATGAATTTGAAGTAGGACATTTCGAAAATGCAATAGAAATTCCCAGCGATACTTTTCGGGAACAATTACCCATGGCAGTAGAGATGATGCAGGAGCATAAAGACAGGAACATTATCATGTACTGTACCGGCGGGATACGATGTGAAAAGGCTTCAGCATATATGCTGCATAAAGGTTTCACAAATGTATTTCATTTGGAAGGTGGTATTATCAATTATGTGAATAAAGTAAAAGAGGAGGGACTTGAAAATAAATTTCATGGAAAGAATTTCGTTTTCGACCAGCGATTAGGGGAACGGATTACGGATGAAATTATTTCAAAATGCCACCAATGCGGGAAGCCGGCAGATACACATGTAAATTGCGTCAATGACGCCTGTCATTTGCTTTTTATTCAGTGCGGGGATTGCGCAAATGAATTTGAAGAATGTTGCAGCATTGATTGTAAGGAGTTTATACATTTATCGGCTGAGCAACAAAAAGAATTACGTAGCGGGGTGGATTTGGGGCGGAATGTGTTTAATAAATCGAAATCCAGGTTAGGGAATCTGACAACCAGGAACAGCACAGACTGA